A genomic segment from Phragmites australis chromosome 6, lpPhrAust1.1, whole genome shotgun sequence encodes:
- the LOC133920563 gene encoding flowering-promoting factor 1-like protein 3: MSGVWVFKDGLVRRVENPGKDEESSSAGGGGGKRKVLVHVPSGEVVTSYEVLERRLRELGWERYVDDPCLLLFHQRSTVHLISVPRDFSRFRLVHMYDIVVKTRNVLEVRDA; this comes from the coding sequence atgtcCGGCGTGTGGGTGTTCAAGGACGGCCTCGTCCGCCGCGTGGAGAACCCCGGCAAGGACGAGGAGTCGTCGTCGGCCGGTGGCGGCGGGGGCAAGCGGAAGGTGCTGGTGCACGTCCCCAGCGGCGAGGTGGTGACGTCGTACGAGGTGCTGGAGCGGCGGCTGCGGGAGCTGGGGTGGGAGCGGTACGTGGACGACCCGTGCCTGCTGCTCTTCCACCAGCGCTCCACCGTGCACCTTATCTCCGTCCCGCGCGACTTCTCCAGATTCAGGCTCGTCCACATGTACGACATCGTCGTAAAGACACGCAACGTCCTCGAGGTGCGCGACGCGTAG